One window of Planctomycetaceae bacterium genomic DNA carries:
- a CDS encoding phosphatidylinositol-specific phospholipase C/glycerophosphodiester phosphodiesterase family protein, whose product MRGSKVMQITQRLTVFALALLPFAVQASDQSARTAAAPPLPNAHAHNDYLHERPLHDALDFGFTSIEADIFLIEGQLLVAHSPLELHPERTLEQLYLKPLQQIAHRRNGRIFPKPQQLTLLIDIKNKGKQTWVVLDQLLSKYDHLISQTIDGERVERAITVIISGDRPMNEIAGSNPRRAGIDGRLSDLDSRHSADLMPLISDHWGNHFKYQGSGEMTEDELKKLKNMTSQVHRSGRRIRFWATPESPDLWKRLRQNHVDLIGTDDLSQLSQFLSQASH is encoded by the coding sequence ATGCGAGGTTCGAAGGTCATGCAGATTACGCAGCGATTGACAGTATTCGCCCTGGCGTTGTTGCCATTCGCCGTTCAGGCGTCTGACCAATCGGCCCGGACTGCGGCAGCACCCCCTCTGCCCAACGCTCATGCTCACAACGACTATTTGCACGAACGACCATTGCATGATGCCCTGGACTTTGGCTTTACAAGTATCGAAGCCGACATTTTCCTGATTGAAGGCCAGCTGCTGGTCGCTCACAGCCCCCTGGAACTGCATCCGGAGCGAACTCTGGAGCAACTTTATCTGAAGCCACTGCAGCAGATCGCCCATCGCAGAAACGGACGCATTTTTCCGAAACCGCAGCAGCTAACACTGCTGATCGACATCAAAAACAAGGGGAAACAGACGTGGGTGGTTCTCGACCAGCTTTTGTCGAAATATGACCATCTGATCTCACAAACCATCGACGGAGAACGTGTGGAAAGAGCCATCACTGTGATTATCAGCGGTGATCGACCCATGAACGAAATTGCTGGCTCAAATCCGCGACGTGCCGGCATTGATGGCCGTTTGAGCGACCTGGACAGCCGTCATTCGGCAGATCTCATGCCTTTGATCAGCGATCATTGGGGGAATCATTTCAAGTACCAGGGTTCGGGTGAAATGACAGAAGATGAATTGAAGAAGCTGAAGAACATGACGTCTCAGGTTCACAGAAGCGGACGACGAATTCGATTCTGGGCGACGCCGGAAAGTCCGGACCTCTGGAAGAGGCTTCGCCAGAATCACGTCGATCTGATAGGCACGGACGATCTGAGTCAGCTAAGTCAGTTCCTATCGCAGGCATCACATTAA
- a CDS encoding multiheme c-type cytochrome — protein MAPFNRRRLSVPEVIMRGSSLVAIGIILLVGALALVFLFPDQAPDGATNREPESNVVTDSPGEKNSSPVASAESSESKSHAAADPEPQESTNAKSTAGHDETSDQQKFVPRKEELKFVSWPVPKAGLVITGEQLGYFEPCGCTANQLGGMNRRASLTDKLRELGWTARGIDLGSMSRRSVRQSQIKFEITLQALREMKYVAIGLGPEELRLDPGYLISQHTTDGDLPIAFVSSNLTFFGTPDLGTPLPWKVVDINGVKVGMTSVMSDSRRREVIPDRSPEDAANADIQWLDPVESLKKALEHFEGEGVQFKVLLSQSSVDESRDFARQFPAFDIVVTSKGFGDGEQEAEMIGTTRLLQVGEKGKHAGVVGLYPDHPDQPVRFELVTLSGENFGESETMIRLMQTYQDQLKDERMVTADGPVSHPTGAQFVGAAKCGECHTKAFEVFEKTAHADAFKSLDPHYQREGFERLNGIIRTHDPECLACHVTGWEPKEYLRFRSGFINEDMAETDEDKLLQSLLAGNQCENCHGPGSQHIEQIEADNIEAARSLMKVPLSESGCVKCHDGENSPDFNFEEYWEAIKHPGLD, from the coding sequence GTGGCACCGTTCAACCGTCGTCGTCTATCTGTACCGGAAGTCATTATGCGAGGCTCTTCGCTGGTCGCAATCGGCATTATTCTGCTCGTGGGTGCCCTGGCCCTGGTCTTTCTTTTTCCCGACCAGGCTCCAGATGGAGCGACCAACCGCGAGCCGGAATCGAATGTTGTGACAGACTCCCCTGGCGAGAAAAATTCTTCGCCCGTTGCCTCAGCGGAAAGCAGTGAGTCAAAATCCCATGCCGCCGCAGATCCAGAACCGCAGGAATCCACGAACGCAAAGTCAACGGCAGGCCATGATGAGACCAGCGATCAGCAGAAGTTTGTCCCCAGGAAGGAAGAGTTGAAATTCGTTTCCTGGCCCGTGCCCAAAGCAGGTCTCGTCATCACGGGAGAACAACTGGGTTACTTCGAACCGTGCGGTTGCACAGCCAACCAGTTGGGTGGCATGAATCGACGCGCGTCCTTGACGGACAAGCTTCGGGAACTCGGATGGACGGCTCGCGGAATTGATCTGGGCAGTATGTCACGTCGTTCGGTACGACAGTCGCAGATTAAGTTCGAAATCACGCTTCAGGCACTTCGTGAAATGAAGTACGTCGCTATCGGTCTCGGACCTGAAGAACTGCGTCTGGATCCTGGCTACCTGATCTCTCAGCACACCACAGACGGTGATCTGCCAATCGCTTTCGTCAGTTCCAATCTCACGTTTTTCGGCACGCCGGATTTGGGTACGCCCCTCCCATGGAAAGTTGTTGACATCAACGGGGTCAAAGTTGGGATGACAAGCGTGATGAGCGATTCGCGGCGACGCGAAGTGATTCCCGACCGAAGTCCGGAAGACGCTGCCAACGCAGACATCCAATGGCTCGATCCCGTAGAATCACTCAAGAAGGCATTGGAACATTTTGAAGGCGAAGGGGTTCAATTCAAAGTCTTGCTGAGCCAGTCAAGCGTTGATGAATCACGCGATTTTGCGAGACAGTTTCCGGCCTTTGATATCGTCGTCACCAGCAAAGGGTTTGGAGACGGCGAACAAGAAGCCGAAATGATCGGAACCACCCGCTTACTGCAGGTTGGCGAAAAAGGAAAACATGCCGGTGTTGTGGGGCTGTACCCGGACCACCCGGATCAACCCGTTCGATTCGAACTCGTCACGCTGTCCGGCGAAAATTTTGGTGAATCCGAAACCATGATACGACTGATGCAAACGTATCAGGATCAACTAAAAGACGAACGGATGGTGACAGCAGACGGCCCCGTCAGTCACCCCACCGGTGCGCAGTTTGTTGGAGCCGCAAAATGCGGCGAATGCCACACGAAGGCCTTCGAAGTGTTCGAAAAAACAGCACACGCCGATGCCTTCAAGAGCCTGGACCCGCATTATCAACGAGAAGGATTTGAACGACTGAACGGCATCATTCGGACACACGACCCTGAATGCCTGGCATGCCACGTGACCGGCTGGGAACCCAAAGAGTATCTGCGGTTTCGATCCGGGTTTATCAATGAAGACATGGCAGAGACAGACGAAGACAAGCTGCTTCAATCGTTGCTCGCGGGAAATCAGTGCGAAAACTGTCATGGGCCGGGAAGTCAGCACATTGAACAGATTGAAGCCGACAACATCGAAGCCGCACGCAGCCTGATGAAAGTGCCCCTGAGTGAATCCGGATGCGTGAAATGTCACGATGGAGAAAACAGCCCGGACTTCAACTTCGAAGAATACTGGGAAGCCATCAAACACCCTGGCCTTGATTGA
- a CDS encoding sulfatase-like hydrolase/transferase: MFSICRSCCLAVLLFVPFSIARSCEVDPAKDVKVQSAKQRPNILFIYTDDHSYRTVGCYPQAWPWVNTPHMDQLAEDGIRFEYAYIGTWCMPSRAGLLTGHHPYGVQSMKMEGTYPGSTYDPNQCPFWPAVFRRNGYTTAQIGKWHTGTDTGAKRDWDHQIVWNRPRYPENAGNYFYDQIIETNGGPGKITKGYSTDNYTNWAEDFIRGENRDGEKPWYLWVCYGAVHGPFTPAVRHREDYPGISIPAPKDIFPPRPGKPAYMQMVEKWVPDADGNPVMKGAFGGKTVEGTKSIHGNTLSDWVRQYNQGVRALDDGVGRLVSALKESGQYDNTLIVFTSDQGFAWGQHGFANKLAPYDATIRSPMIVSMPSRLPKGKVVPHPVSGIDLVPTFFSFAGIELPWKMHGHNLKPLLENPDGEWQYPSLTAFTARSYGADTNRYPVGTDAAHIDNIPWYFMLRQHQYKYIRTLVENETEELYDLTADPDELVNLAAHPELKDVLSRMREATIQELRRTDAGIADHLPRVRLP, from the coding sequence ATGTTTTCTATCTGCAGGTCTTGCTGCCTGGCCGTTCTTTTGTTTGTCCCATTCAGCATCGCACGATCGTGCGAAGTCGATCCTGCAAAGGACGTGAAGGTCCAATCCGCAAAGCAGCGACCAAATATCCTGTTTATCTACACCGACGATCATTCGTATCGTACCGTTGGGTGCTATCCTCAGGCCTGGCCGTGGGTCAACACACCGCACATGGATCAGCTGGCCGAAGACGGCATACGCTTCGAATACGCCTACATTGGCACATGGTGCATGCCTTCGCGGGCAGGACTATTGACGGGACATCACCCATATGGTGTTCAGTCAATGAAAATGGAAGGCACCTATCCGGGCAGTACATACGACCCGAATCAGTGCCCATTCTGGCCAGCAGTTTTTCGCAGAAACGGCTACACCACCGCACAGATTGGCAAGTGGCACACAGGAACCGACACCGGGGCGAAGCGGGACTGGGACCATCAGATTGTCTGGAACCGACCTCGCTACCCTGAAAACGCAGGCAACTATTTCTACGACCAGATCATCGAAACGAATGGCGGCCCGGGCAAAATCACAAAGGGATACAGCACCGACAATTACACCAACTGGGCCGAAGACTTCATTCGAGGCGAAAACCGGGACGGGGAGAAGCCGTGGTATCTCTGGGTTTGCTACGGTGCGGTCCACGGCCCCTTCACTCCCGCTGTCCGGCATCGCGAAGATTATCCGGGCATCTCGATTCCTGCACCAAAAGACATTTTCCCACCGCGGCCCGGCAAACCCGCCTACATGCAGATGGTTGAGAAATGGGTCCCTGATGCCGATGGGAATCCCGTCATGAAAGGAGCCTTCGGCGGAAAAACCGTAGAAGGAACAAAGAGCATTCACGGCAACACACTGAGTGACTGGGTGCGGCAGTACAATCAGGGCGTTCGAGCACTGGATGATGGTGTGGGCCGCCTGGTTTCGGCTCTCAAAGAATCCGGCCAGTACGACAATACCCTGATCGTCTTTACTTCCGATCAGGGATTTGCCTGGGGACAGCACGGATTTGCAAACAAGCTTGCCCCCTATGATGCGACAATTCGATCTCCCATGATTGTCAGTATGCCGAGTCGGCTTCCGAAAGGAAAAGTCGTTCCACACCCGGTCAGCGGAATCGACCTGGTCCCCACATTCTTTTCTTTTGCCGGCATCGAATTGCCCTGGAAGATGCATGGCCACAACCTGAAGCCACTGCTGGAGAATCCAGACGGCGAGTGGCAGTATCCCTCGTTGACGGCATTCACGGCCCGAAGTTATGGCGCTGACACCAATCGCTATCCCGTAGGTACCGATGCCGCCCACATCGACAACATTCCCTGGTATTTCATGCTGCGGCAACACCAGTACAAATACATTCGTACGCTTGTCGAGAACGAAACAGAAGAATTGTACGACCTGACGGCTGATCCCGATGAACTCGTCAACCTGGCAGCACATCCTGAATTGAAAGATGTCCTGTCCCGGATGCGTGAGGCGACCATTCAGGAACTGCGTCGCACCGATGCCGGCATCGCAGACCATCTTCCCAGGGTCAGGCTGCCCTGA
- a CDS encoding sialidase family protein, with protein MTRYFRTTLLVIIACGSASHADDARFESRFIFPLDAQHNHAAGITELTGGSLLVSWYRGSGERKADDVAVFGSRLVQPGDSHKAEWSEPFIMADTPGFPDCNTCLMTDHQGRVWLFWPVIIANSWESCITRFRVADLPEGDGSPQWSRDEMILLKPDDFSMEASLELDKLVADIKRPLTDHESKVVRIVKERLPDKMYQRLGWQPRCKPTVLPSGRILLPLYSDTYSLSLMAVSDDQGASWYASKLLVGFGAIQPSVIRRNDGTLVALMRENGYTGHIRQCESHDDGLTWGDVTVSRIPNPGSGLDTVRLRNGNWVLVCNDTSEGRHRLSVLLSEDEGQSWPTRRTLEDNESGSFHYPAIIQSKDGQIHVVYSYFVEEGKTIKHATFNEDWIRSNRTAIHQ; from the coding sequence TTGACACGATACTTTCGCACAACTCTGCTTGTCATTATCGCATGTGGATCTGCTTCTCACGCGGACGACGCCCGATTTGAGTCGAGATTCATATTTCCGCTCGACGCTCAACACAATCACGCGGCCGGAATCACAGAACTCACTGGCGGCAGCCTTCTGGTCTCGTGGTATCGCGGATCCGGCGAACGAAAGGCGGATGACGTTGCCGTCTTTGGTTCAAGACTTGTGCAGCCGGGTGACAGTCACAAGGCAGAATGGTCTGAGCCGTTCATCATGGCAGACACTCCCGGGTTTCCGGACTGCAACACCTGTCTGATGACCGATCATCAGGGTCGGGTATGGCTGTTCTGGCCCGTCATCATCGCAAATTCCTGGGAATCCTGCATCACAAGATTTCGAGTTGCGGATTTACCAGAGGGAGACGGAAGCCCTCAATGGTCGCGCGATGAAATGATCCTGCTGAAACCAGACGACTTCTCCATGGAAGCCTCCCTTGAACTGGACAAGCTGGTTGCAGACATCAAACGCCCGCTCACCGATCACGAATCCAAAGTTGTGCGAATCGTCAAAGAACGGCTGCCGGATAAAATGTACCAGAGACTGGGATGGCAACCCCGATGCAAGCCCACCGTATTACCTTCGGGGCGGATTCTTTTGCCGCTCTATTCTGACACTTATTCGCTGTCTCTGATGGCGGTGAGTGACGATCAGGGGGCATCGTGGTACGCCAGCAAATTGCTTGTCGGTTTCGGGGCAATTCAGCCATCCGTCATTCGGAGAAATGACGGCACTCTGGTCGCACTGATGAGAGAGAATGGTTATACCGGTCATATCCGCCAATGCGAATCTCATGATGACGGGCTCACCTGGGGTGACGTCACCGTCAGCCGGATCCCAAACCCCGGATCCGGCTTGGACACAGTCCGACTCCGGAATGGCAACTGGGTTCTTGTTTGCAACGATACATCAGAGGGACGACACCGGTTGAGCGTCCTGTTGTCGGAGGACGAAGGTCAATCATGGCCCACACGTCGGACTCTGGAAGACAATGAATCCGGTTCGTTCCATTACCCTGCCATCATTCAGTCAAAGGATGGCCAAATCCATGTGGTGTACAGCTACTTCGTTGAAGAGGGCAAAACCATCAAACACGCCACTTTCAACGAAGACTGGATTCGCAGCAATCGAACTGCTATTCACCAGTGA
- a CDS encoding sulfatase-like hydrolase/transferase — MPICIRVVTGIWILFCASAVSLAQRPNILLIVSDDQRPDTIHALGNEIIRTPHLDQLVRTGTTFTRATCANPICTPSRAEILTGCSGFRMGVRDFGGTIDKTAPRMASWFAGNGYSTWYVGKWHNDGQPKDHGYQQTRGLFTGGGAKFATPQIDFSGRPVTGYRGWIFRDRNGAPQPEKGVGLTGEISRHFTQAAIQAIDDSMALDSPFFVHVNFTSPHDPLMIPPGWSDQYKPEDIPVPSNFLTQHPFDHGNFQGRDEQLFQWPRTPEETQRELAAYYAVISYMDSQIGQIQQHLRDLNLYQETIIVFTSDHGLAIGSHGLRGKQNMYEHTIGVPLIFTGPGIPEGQQSQVQCYLRDLFPTICELAGFEAPVEEIDGRSLKSAVKGSEDQIYPFVTGYFRDSQRMIRTERWKYVEYPIVMKQQLFDLVNDPHERNDLSQAIEYSDTLSDLRNQMTTYFSNFSNGFP; from the coding sequence ATGCCGATCTGCATTCGGGTAGTCACGGGAATCTGGATCCTGTTTTGCGCTTCGGCAGTGTCATTGGCCCAGCGCCCCAACATCCTGCTGATCGTGAGCGACGATCAGCGTCCGGATACGATTCACGCACTCGGAAACGAGATCATCAGAACTCCCCACCTGGATCAGCTGGTTCGTACCGGAACAACCTTTACGCGAGCAACCTGCGCAAACCCAATCTGCACCCCAAGTCGCGCGGAAATCCTGACAGGATGCAGCGGCTTCCGAATGGGCGTTCGGGACTTTGGCGGCACCATTGACAAGACGGCGCCGCGCATGGCAAGCTGGTTCGCCGGGAATGGCTACAGCACGTGGTATGTTGGAAAATGGCATAACGACGGTCAGCCGAAAGATCACGGATACCAGCAAACGAGGGGACTCTTTACCGGCGGTGGTGCAAAGTTCGCCACGCCGCAGATCGATTTTTCCGGACGACCAGTCACAGGGTATCGAGGCTGGATTTTTCGCGACAGGAACGGAGCCCCTCAACCGGAAAAAGGTGTCGGACTCACAGGTGAGATCAGTCGCCATTTTACCCAGGCGGCCATTCAGGCCATTGACGATTCCATGGCGCTGGACAGCCCGTTTTTCGTGCACGTCAATTTCACGTCTCCACACGACCCACTGATGATCCCACCTGGCTGGTCTGATCAGTACAAGCCCGAAGATATCCCCGTCCCATCAAACTTTCTGACGCAACATCCTTTCGACCATGGTAATTTCCAGGGTCGTGACGAACAGCTGTTTCAATGGCCTCGAACACCCGAAGAGACGCAGCGAGAACTCGCCGCGTATTACGCAGTTATTTCTTACATGGATTCGCAGATCGGACAGATCCAGCAGCACCTGCGGGATTTGAACCTGTATCAGGAAACCATCATCGTCTTTACTAGTGACCACGGTCTGGCTATTGGCAGCCACGGACTCCGCGGTAAACAGAATATGTATGAACACACCATTGGAGTCCCGCTTATTTTCACCGGACCTGGCATACCAGAGGGCCAGCAATCACAGGTCCAGTGCTATCTGCGGGATTTGTTTCCGACTATTTGCGAGCTTGCTGGATTCGAAGCGCCGGTTGAAGAGATTGACGGTCGCAGTTTGAAGTCGGCGGTGAAAGGCTCCGAAGATCAGATTTATCCATTTGTGACGGGATACTTCCGAGACAGCCAGCGCATGATCCGAACGGAACGCTGGAAATACGTCGAATACCCAATCGTCATGAAACAGCAATTGTTTGACTTAGTGAATGATCCACATGAACGAAACGATCTGAGTCAGGCTATTGAATACTCGGACACGTTGTCAGACCTTCGAAATCAGATGACGACATACTTCAGCAACTTTAGCAACGGTTTCCCTTAG
- a CDS encoding arylsulfatase, translating into MKFIGPVLCLVAAALSVSVSPVVRGDDRPNLIWIMADDLGYGDLGCYGQKVIQTPNLDRMASEGMRFTQFYAGATVCAPSRSVLMTGQHHGHTRVRGNAGQSNPIAQALREDDVTVARALNDAGYKTALVGKWGLGDIGAAESGLPRKQGFDYFFGYLNQRHAHNHFPDFLWRNEQKISLPNKITPVGDDGAGYADEAVLYADDLFADEALKFVANNQNNPFFLYWCMVIPHANNERTRALKDGAHVPDNGPYEDEDWPQPDKGQASMITRLDSYVGRMMDQLDRLGLAENTLVIFTSDNGPHNESNHNLERFDPNGPLTGIKRALTDGGIRVPMIARWPGKILPGQVSDHVGYSGDWFATAAELAHANTPSSLDSISFVPELLGHSDKQLQHEHIYWEFHERGFSQAVLFQGRWKAIRMKDAGAPVQLFDTHQDIGELVDVAERHPELARQLDEWLKSARSDSEDWPVKSGK; encoded by the coding sequence ATGAAATTCATCGGACCAGTTCTTTGTCTTGTCGCTGCCGCACTTTCGGTGTCTGTGAGTCCCGTCGTTCGGGGCGACGATCGGCCGAATCTGATCTGGATCATGGCGGATGACCTGGGCTACGGAGATTTGGGCTGTTATGGTCAGAAAGTGATTCAAACCCCGAATCTGGACCGAATGGCATCCGAAGGAATGCGTTTCACGCAGTTCTATGCAGGAGCCACGGTTTGTGCGCCATCGCGGTCGGTTCTGATGACCGGCCAGCATCATGGACACACACGCGTGCGCGGGAACGCCGGCCAGAGTAACCCCATTGCACAGGCACTGCGAGAAGACGACGTCACCGTCGCCAGGGCTTTGAATGACGCGGGATACAAGACAGCACTGGTCGGCAAATGGGGCCTGGGTGACATTGGTGCGGCAGAAAGCGGTCTGCCTCGCAAACAGGGCTTCGACTATTTCTTTGGATACCTGAATCAGCGACACGCTCACAACCATTTCCCAGATTTCCTCTGGCGAAACGAGCAGAAGATTTCGCTGCCAAACAAGATCACTCCGGTAGGCGACGACGGTGCCGGCTATGCCGACGAAGCAGTGCTGTATGCCGACGATCTGTTTGCGGATGAAGCACTGAAATTTGTGGCCAACAATCAGAACAATCCATTCTTTCTTTACTGGTGCATGGTCATTCCGCATGCCAACAACGAACGAACCCGCGCATTGAAGGATGGTGCGCACGTACCGGATAATGGGCCCTATGAAGATGAAGATTGGCCTCAGCCCGATAAAGGACAGGCTTCGATGATTACGCGGCTGGACAGCTATGTCGGCCGCATGATGGACCAGCTGGATCGACTGGGTCTGGCAGAAAACACGCTGGTAATTTTCACAAGCGACAACGGCCCTCACAATGAGAGCAATCACAATCTGGAGCGATTCGATCCCAACGGTCCATTAACCGGCATCAAGCGAGCACTGACCGATGGCGGAATTCGTGTCCCCATGATTGCTCGGTGGCCCGGCAAGATTCTGCCTGGGCAGGTCAGTGACCACGTCGGCTATTCAGGCGACTGGTTCGCAACAGCAGCGGAACTCGCCCACGCCAACACGCCCTCCAGTCTGGACAGCATCAGCTTTGTCCCGGAACTTCTGGGGCATTCCGACAAGCAGCTTCAGCACGAGCATATTTACTGGGAGTTCCACGAACGAGGATTCAGTCAGGCGGTGCTTTTTCAGGGACGATGGAAGGCAATCCGCATGAAAGACGCCGGTGCTCCGGTGCAATTATTTGATACGCATCAGGACATCGGGGAATTGGTCGATGTCGCAGAAAGGCATCCCGAGCTGGCCAGGCAGCTGGATGAATGGCTGAAGTCGGCACGCAGCGATTCTGAAGACTGGCCCGTGAAATCCGGAAAGTAG
- a CDS encoding DUF1573 domain-containing protein → MNKSIVVAVGVVGLIGAGIVLFLSDGQSTEKLLSDPSTPSAEYPWLPGNQPDLAADDHAGHDHSLSGPEADDEKEKPRPKIAGKGPYPKAEVPETLFDFGRQLLHSEPGQHDFTIRNTGEADLELVAGEATCQCTSFDVNKARIAPGEEAIVHIQWKAERRDVTFRHGGPVYTNDPENPEITFNVTGAIDEAVEILPSSQWDVGNVYADRNGKVQTAFASRMVDSFEIESIEADSEFITVETTPMSQEMLARDDWRCGYSLTVTVSNEIPNGSFQGKVSAKLSCSDEKLIIPVTARKQGRIRCLPMPGTFFDPEIMLLKLGVFSASESRSGKILLLVDQEGLEGPLEITNLEASPGFVKATIEPDGDQSGPKRRYILTVEVPAGKPRVKHTMGNLASLRIETNHPKGETIPLDILFSTN, encoded by the coding sequence ATGAATAAGTCTATCGTGGTTGCAGTTGGAGTCGTGGGCCTGATCGGCGCTGGTATCGTGTTGTTTCTTTCCGATGGACAGTCGACTGAGAAACTGCTTTCTGATCCATCAACACCATCCGCTGAATATCCCTGGCTGCCCGGCAATCAGCCTGATTTGGCAGCGGACGATCACGCAGGTCACGATCATTCGCTAAGTGGCCCCGAGGCAGATGATGAAAAAGAAAAGCCCCGACCAAAGATTGCAGGAAAGGGCCCCTATCCCAAAGCGGAAGTTCCGGAGACATTGTTTGACTTCGGTCGACAGCTTCTGCATTCTGAACCTGGACAACACGATTTCACGATCCGAAATACCGGCGAAGCCGATCTCGAACTCGTCGCTGGCGAAGCAACCTGTCAATGCACATCGTTCGACGTGAACAAAGCCCGGATTGCACCAGGTGAGGAAGCCATTGTCCATATTCAATGGAAAGCAGAGCGACGTGATGTCACGTTCAGACATGGCGGACCGGTCTATACCAACGACCCCGAGAATCCAGAGATCACGTTCAATGTGACCGGAGCGATTGACGAAGCTGTCGAGATTCTTCCCAGCAGCCAATGGGACGTCGGCAACGTCTATGCCGACCGGAACGGTAAAGTGCAAACAGCATTTGCATCCAGAATGGTGGATTCGTTCGAAATTGAATCCATCGAAGCAGATTCGGAATTCATTACTGTCGAGACGACTCCTATGAGTCAGGAAATGCTCGCGCGCGATGACTGGCGCTGTGGCTATTCCCTCACCGTCACGGTCTCCAACGAGATCCCCAATGGTTCGTTCCAGGGAAAAGTGAGTGCAAAACTCTCCTGCTCTGATGAAAAACTCATCATCCCCGTGACCGCCCGCAAGCAGGGACGGATCCGATGCCTGCCGATGCCGGGCACGTTCTTCGATCCTGAAATCATGCTCCTGAAACTGGGTGTATTCTCAGCCAGTGAAAGCAGAAGCGGTAAGATTCTGTTGCTGGTTGACCAGGAGGGACTCGAAGGGCCGCTCGAAATCACGAACCTGGAAGCCAGCCCTGGCTTTGTCAAAGCAACGATTGAACCGGACGGTGACCAGTCAGGTCCAAAACGACGTTATATTCTGACCGTTGAGGTACCGGCGGGAAAGCCACGCGTCAAACACACGATGGGAAACCTAGCATCACTGCGAATTGAAACGAACCACCCCAAAGGTGAGACCATACCACTCGATATTCTGTTCTCAACGAACTGA
- a CDS encoding SMI1/KNR4 family protein: MSNLNLFLEALTQLGIDTVPQEYIQLLRNFPAELANQSRSPHQHTDDACVSDLELLNHPDDIVTINLEARSHCIADPDGNEFHWPDQLLIIGENGEGDYYCLDSTGEHSGVLQYRHVLVEFDLITDSLDEYVELLKEAYSAGNAIGES; the protein is encoded by the coding sequence GTGAGCAATCTGAATCTATTCCTCGAAGCGCTTACACAGCTGGGAATCGACACGGTTCCGCAGGAGTACATCCAACTGCTTCGGAACTTCCCCGCTGAACTCGCCAATCAATCCCGCTCACCGCACCAGCATACAGACGATGCCTGCGTCAGCGATCTTGAACTGCTGAACCATCCCGACGATATCGTCACCATCAACCTGGAAGCTCGCAGTCACTGCATCGCCGATCCTGATGGCAATGAATTCCACTGGCCGGACCAATTACTGATCATCGGTGAGAATGGCGAAGGCGACTATTACTGTCTGGATTCGACCGGCGAACATTCCGGCGTCCTGCAGTACAGACACGTACTGGTCGAATTCGATCTGATCACCGATTCACTCGACGAATACGTCGAACTCCTCAAAGAGGCTTACAGCGCTGGCAATGCGATCGGCGAATCCTGA